A stretch of the Capsicum annuum cultivar UCD-10X-F1 chromosome 8, UCD10Xv1.1, whole genome shotgun sequence genome encodes the following:
- the LOC124886659 gene encoding uncharacterized protein LOC124886659, with protein MGKFLTGVSSYMVKECRSAMLNIEMNLSRLMTHAQQIKPDKIKERDRVRGNKRARSEQPTYGQNRSQGVNCPQFQSRSSMPAPSSASAPALRGRQAQTASAPAPVARPAPTHGFSSSTAGGQCLNRFYVLASRQEQEDSPDVVTGLLCVFQFDVYTLLDPGSSFSYVTPWVAVNFES; from the exons ATGGGTAAGTTCTTGACAGGGGTGTCAAgctatatggttaaggagtgtagatcaGCTATGCTTAATAttgagatgaatctttccagATTGATGACCCATGCCCAACAGATCAAACcagataagataaaagagaggGATAGAGTAAGGGGGAATAAGAGAGCCAGATCCGAGCAACCTACTTATGGTCAGAATAGATCGCAAGGAGTGAATTGCCCTCAGTTTCAGAGCcgctcatctatgccagcaccatcgtcagctagtgctccagcacTTAGAGGTAGGCAA gctcagactgctagtgctccagctcctgtAGCTCGTCCAGCTCCTACTCATGGTTTTTCTTccagcactgctggcggtcagtgccTGAACAGATTCTATGTTTTGGCTTcccgtcaggagcaggaggactcccccgatgttgttactggtttGCTTTGTGTGTTTCAGTTTGATGTTTATacgttgttggaccctgggtctaGTTTTTCATATGTGACACCTtgggttgctgtaaattttgaa agttag
- the LOC107839272 gene encoding ubiquitin-conjugating enzyme E2 28, with protein sequence MASKRILKELKDLQKDPPTSCSAGPVGEDMFHWQATIMGPPDSPYTGGVFLVTIHFPPDYPFKPPKVTFRTKVFHPNVNSNGSICLDILKEQWSPALTISKVLLSICSLLTDPNPDDPLVPEIAHMYKTDRSKYESTARSWTQKYAMG encoded by the exons ATGGCTTCAAAACGGATATTGAAGGAGCTCAAGGATCTTCAGAAGGATCCTCCTACTTCTTGCAGCGCTG GGCCCGTTGGAGAGGACATGTTTCATTGGCAGGCCACGATTATGGGTCCCCCAGACAGCCCTTATACTGGTGGTGTATTTTTAGTTACTATCCATTTTCCTCCTGATTATCCATTCAAACCTCCAAAG GTTACTTTCAGGACAAAAGTTTTCCATCCAAATGTTAACAGTAATGGCAGTATATGCCTGGACATATTGAAGGAGCAGTGGAGCCCTGCCTTAACTATTTCCAAG GTTTTGCTTTCAATTTGCTCTCTTTTGACGGACCCAAACCCTGATGACCCCCTGGTGCCCGAGATTGCTCACATGTACAAGACAGACAGGTCCAAATATGAATCAACTGCCCGGAGTTGGACCCAGAAGTATGCCATGGGTTAA